One part of the Treponema sp. OMZ 787 genome encodes these proteins:
- the lysS gene encoding lysine--tRNA ligase, with amino-acid sequence MSNEKKLLHWADQTAEKIIRERGDLDVYTCASGITPSGTVHVGNFREIISVDLVVRALRSRGKNVRFIYSWDDYDVFRKVPLNMPKPEVLEKYLRYPITMVPDTFERDENYARHHEHDVESVLPRVGIHPEYLYQAERYQKGMYAEGMKKALDNREELKEILNTYRDESHKITEEYWPVSVFCTVCNKDTTKIESWDNDWTLRYSCECGHCEDLDLRRAKSAKLGWRVDWPMRWAFEKTVFEPAGKDHHSQGGSFDTASLVSTRIYNWPAPVSFRYDFIGLKGVPGKMASSKGKVVSLAEVLEVYQPEVARYLFAGTRPNTEFVISFDLDVIKIYEDYDKTERIAWKAEQAKNDETFEKEYRIYELSQIDGMPECISYQIPFRHLCNLLQINSGDIEAVIKGLPDVKPAQLDRLKTRAECAWNWITDGGAPEEFKFALRTDGSKADLNEAETKAIKTIRDSLLPKMDEMDEKTFSTALYDAAKECGLEPKQMFVACYQALVSKDQGPRLAGFMKTIGKERLENILKNY; translated from the coding sequence ATGTCAAACGAAAAGAAATTATTACACTGGGCAGATCAGACTGCCGAAAAAATCATAAGAGAGAGGGGTGACCTCGATGTTTACACTTGTGCATCAGGTATTACGCCTTCCGGAACAGTTCATGTAGGAAACTTCCGCGAAATTATTTCCGTAGATTTGGTTGTGCGAGCCTTACGCTCCCGCGGAAAAAATGTGCGCTTTATTTATTCTTGGGATGATTATGATGTATTCCGCAAGGTTCCTTTAAATATGCCTAAGCCTGAGGTTTTGGAAAAATACCTCCGCTATCCGATTACCATGGTTCCCGACACCTTTGAGCGGGACGAAAACTACGCCCGCCACCACGAACACGATGTAGAATCCGTATTGCCGAGAGTCGGTATTCATCCCGAGTATCTTTATCAGGCTGAACGCTATCAAAAGGGAATGTATGCCGAAGGAATGAAAAAAGCCTTGGATAATAGGGAGGAACTTAAAGAAATTTTAAATACATATCGTGACGAGTCTCATAAGATTACCGAAGAGTACTGGCCCGTTTCGGTTTTTTGTACGGTCTGCAACAAGGACACTACAAAGATAGAGTCCTGGGATAATGACTGGACCTTACGCTATTCTTGCGAATGCGGACATTGCGAAGACTTGGATTTACGCAGGGCAAAATCCGCAAAGCTGGGCTGGAGAGTTGACTGGCCGATGCGATGGGCCTTTGAAAAAACAGTCTTCGAACCTGCCGGAAAGGATCATCACTCTCAAGGCGGCTCCTTTGATACGGCGAGCTTAGTTTCCACCCGCATTTATAACTGGCCTGCCCCTGTAAGTTTCCGCTATGACTTTATCGGCTTAAAGGGAGTGCCCGGAAAGATGGCCTCTTCTAAGGGAAAGGTTGTAAGCCTTGCCGAGGTACTCGAAGTTTACCAGCCCGAAGTTGCCCGCTATCTTTTTGCAGGTACCAGACCCAACACCGAATTCGTTATCAGCTTTGACCTTGATGTAATTAAGATTTACGAGGACTATGACAAGACGGAACGCATTGCATGGAAGGCCGAACAGGCTAAAAACGATGAGACCTTCGAAAAAGAATATAGAATCTATGAACTTTCGCAAATAGACGGAATGCCTGAGTGTATTTCTTATCAAATTCCTTTTAGACACTTGTGCAATCTTTTGCAAATAAATTCCGGAGATATTGAAGCCGTAATAAAGGGGCTTCCCGATGTAAAGCCCGCTCAGCTTGACCGGCTGAAGACAAGAGCCGAATGTGCATGGAACTGGATTACAGACGGAGGTGCTCCCGAAGAGTTTAAGTTTGCTCTAAGGACTGACGGCTCAAAGGCTGATTTGAACGAGGCCGAAACTAAGGCTATTAAAACGATAAGGGATTCCCTCTTACCGAAAATGGATGAGATGGACGAAAAGACCTTTTCGACAGCCCTCTATGATGCTGCAAAAGAATGCGGCTTAGAACCCAAACAAATGTTTGTTGCCTGCTATCAAGCCCTCGTTTCAAAAGATCAGGGGCCGCGCCTTGCAGGCTTTATGAAGACCATCGGCAAAGAAAGACTGGAAAATATTTTAAAAAATTATTAA
- a CDS encoding UDP-N-acetylmuramoyl-L-alanyl-D-glutamate--2,6-diaminopimelate ligase: MEYTKSIAECIRTVEVVNCFGNDKSLINSTEYDSRKIRPFGIDDKTHLKKGAAFFALPGIHTDGKKFINSAIESGAVCVFYEGDLEASYTEDKTIAAVIEQNKDVCFVQVKDVRKVMSKVSAFLYDEPSKALGVIGVTGTEGKSSTVSFIFQLLNLCGKKAGFFSTVEYSIDGKIIPNPEHQTTPESNIVQLRLAQMRDSGCRYAVVESSSHGLSPRTARLEDVIFDAGVFMNVTQEHLEFHGTIEQYRYDKANLFRALDKNKGKGMPIFGVVNYEDPSAPYFMDATKKNVYPFSTEPKDLKKIEEYEGLFAKNIEESSNGIKFTLCDFSSKKEYRSELKLAGIFNVKNILASVLAVQKITAIDIEAIIEKLALVKPVKGRMMLIDEGQDFEVLIDYAHTPSSFMTIFPSIKSRIEKSGGKVISLFGSGGERDVKKRPEQGRIAALYSDIVILADEDPRGEDSVELLEMIAAGCPEKKLNEELFIIPDRPSAIKKAFSLAGKNDAVLLLGKGHENSIIFKDRTMPYDEETTARKLLKEMLGK, encoded by the coding sequence ATGGAATACACAAAATCGATTGCGGAATGCATCAGGACTGTTGAAGTTGTAAATTGTTTTGGAAACGATAAGTCTCTTATAAATTCTACCGAATATGATTCACGGAAGATTCGGCCTTTCGGCATTGATGATAAAACGCATCTTAAAAAAGGAGCCGCCTTTTTTGCTCTTCCGGGTATTCATACCGACGGAAAAAAATTTATAAATTCTGCAATCGAAAGCGGAGCTGTTTGTGTTTTTTATGAAGGAGATTTAGAAGCCTCCTATACTGAAGATAAAACGATTGCTGCAGTCATAGAGCAAAACAAAGATGTGTGTTTTGTGCAGGTGAAGGATGTTCGCAAGGTCATGTCCAAGGTTTCCGCCTTTCTTTATGATGAGCCTTCAAAGGCCTTAGGAGTAATCGGGGTTACCGGAACCGAGGGAAAGAGCAGTACGGTTTCTTTTATTTTTCAGCTTTTAAACCTCTGCGGAAAAAAAGCCGGCTTTTTCTCTACGGTAGAATACTCCATAGACGGAAAGATAATTCCTAACCCTGAACACCAGACCACTCCGGAATCGAACATTGTCCAGCTGCGTCTTGCACAAATGAGGGATTCAGGCTGCAGATATGCCGTAGTTGAATCATCCTCTCACGGCCTTTCCCCGAGGACGGCCCGTCTTGAAGATGTGATCTTTGATGCAGGTGTTTTTATGAATGTAACTCAGGAGCACTTGGAATTCCACGGAACCATCGAGCAGTACCGCTATGACAAGGCCAATCTTTTTAGAGCCTTGGATAAAAATAAGGGTAAGGGTATGCCGATATTCGGGGTAGTAAACTATGAAGACCCCTCAGCTCCTTATTTTATGGATGCAACCAAAAAAAATGTCTATCCCTTCAGTACCGAGCCTAAAGACCTAAAAAAGATAGAAGAATATGAAGGTCTTTTTGCAAAGAATATTGAAGAGTCTTCAAACGGAATTAAATTTACCCTTTGCGATTTTTCTTCTAAAAAAGAATACAGGAGCGAGCTAAAACTTGCAGGCATCTTTAACGTAAAAAATATTTTGGCTTCGGTCTTGGCCGTTCAAAAAATTACCGCTATCGATATCGAAGCCATAATCGAAAAACTCGCTCTTGTAAAACCCGTAAAGGGCAGGATGATGCTCATAGATGAGGGTCAGGATTTTGAAGTGCTCATAGACTATGCTCACACCCCTTCTTCTTTTATGACAATTTTTCCTTCTATAAAAAGCCGTATAGAAAAATCCGGCGGAAAGGTCATAAGCCTTTTCGGCTCCGGCGGAGAGCGTGATGTAAAGAAAAGACCGGAGCAGGGCAGGATAGCGGCCCTTTATTCCGACATCGTAATCCTTGCAGATGAAGACCCTCGCGGAGAAGATTCCGTTGAGCTTTTGGAAATGATAGCAGCAGGCTGTCCCGAAAAAAAACTGAACGAAGAACTCTTTATCATCCCCGACCGCCCCTCAGCCATCAAAAAAGCCTTCAGCCTTGCCGGCAAAAACGACGCAGTCCTCCTTTTAGGGAAAGGACATGAAAACTCCATCATCTTTAAGGATAGAACCATGCCCTACGATGAAGAAACAACGGCAAGGAAATTGTTAAAAGAAATGCTTGGAAAATAA
- a CDS encoding SprT family zinc-dependent metalloprotease gives MMIKIEGIEIEWAESKGRKLRLTVSPKTAIPCIHVPKNYPQSKALEFIKENIAWIKKHQARIEEKIFKKNVKASLKDGSTVSLWGADYKIKILKAKKNAGVAVDDDFIYLKEPSGADPKKRPSILNRLYKKELELYVEEILPLWEAKIKESASEIKCRDMKSKWGSCNSYTGIITLNTKLAALPCECAEMVLVHEFVHFKERLHNDRFKRYMTKYLPDWKERVKMLNSEEY, from the coding sequence ATGATGATTAAAATAGAAGGCATCGAAATCGAATGGGCAGAATCCAAGGGACGGAAACTCAGGCTTACCGTATCGCCCAAAACGGCCATCCCCTGTATTCATGTTCCAAAAAACTATCCTCAAAGTAAGGCTCTTGAGTTCATAAAAGAAAACATCGCATGGATTAAAAAACATCAGGCGCGAATTGAAGAAAAGATTTTTAAGAAGAATGTAAAGGCCTCATTGAAGGACGGCTCCACGGTGAGTTTATGGGGAGCCGATTATAAGATCAAAATACTAAAGGCTAAAAAAAATGCAGGCGTTGCGGTCGATGACGATTTTATCTATTTAAAAGAACCCTCAGGAGCCGATCCCAAAAAACGCCCTTCAATCTTAAACCGCCTTTATAAAAAGGAGCTTGAGCTCTATGTCGAAGAAATCCTCCCCCTTTGGGAAGCCAAGATAAAAGAATCCGCCTCCGAGATAAAATGCAGGGATATGAAAAGCAAGTGGGGCTCATGCAATTCTTATACGGGTATAATCACCTTAAACACAAAACTCGCCGCCCTCCCTTGCGAATGTGCCGAGATGGTGCTGGTACACGAGTTTGTTCATTTTAAGGAAAGGCTTCACAACGACCGCTTTAAGCGGTACATGACCAAATACCTCCCCGATTGGAAGGAGAGGGTGAAGATGTTGAATTCGGAAGAGTATTAG
- a CDS encoding YitT family protein — MSKILPAKHLSTRFVIGALLDTFWVTVGSILAAVALQFFLIPGTIAPGGVSGLSVAIEKLTGIRVYISNLVINVPLFIFGAKLLGKKSAVFTLLSILVLSGVLAVLPQDFVFTNDLFLQATFGGILLGVGLGLVFKRGATTGGTDLAGAIVNKHFPGLSIAKGMAIADFVIVIFAGVVDNNPNTSLYSLIALFFCTKIADMILDGFGYFKGFFIVSSRPEEIGDALMSKLERGVTLLRGEGMYSKQDRPVLLCVVSRAQFVRAKEIITEIDERAFIMVCDMQEVYGLGFKQKIK; from the coding sequence ATGAGTAAAATATTACCTGCCAAACATCTTTCTACAAGATTTGTTATCGGAGCCTTGCTTGATACTTTTTGGGTTACTGTTGGAAGTATACTTGCAGCAGTTGCCTTACAGTTTTTTCTTATTCCCGGAACAATTGCACCGGGAGGGGTGAGCGGTTTGTCGGTTGCCATCGAGAAGTTGACCGGTATAAGGGTATACATATCGAATTTGGTTATAAACGTTCCCTTATTTATCTTTGGAGCAAAACTCTTAGGAAAAAAATCGGCTGTTTTTACCCTTCTTTCTATTTTGGTTCTTTCGGGTGTTTTGGCTGTTTTGCCTCAAGATTTTGTGTTTACCAATGACCTTTTTTTGCAGGCAACCTTCGGAGGAATTCTTTTAGGTGTAGGCTTGGGGCTTGTGTTTAAGCGCGGAGCTACCACAGGCGGAACCGACCTTGCCGGAGCTATTGTAAACAAGCATTTTCCCGGGCTAAGTATTGCAAAGGGAATGGCCATAGCAGACTTTGTAATAGTAATCTTTGCAGGTGTTGTAGATAATAACCCGAATACTTCGCTTTATTCTTTAATCGCTCTTTTCTTTTGTACAAAGATAGCAGATATGATTCTTGACGGCTTCGGTTACTTTAAAGGCTTTTTCATCGTCAGTTCAAGACCTGAAGAAATCGGAGATGCTCTTATGAGTAAACTTGAAAGAGGGGTTACCCTCCTTCGTGGGGAGGGTATGTATTCAAAGCAGGATCGGCCTGTTCTGCTCTGTGTTGTAAGCCGAGCTCAATTTGTAAGAGCAAAAGAAATAATAACCGAAATCGACGAACGAGCTTTTATTATGGTTTGCGATATGCAGGAAGTTTACGGTCTCGGCTTTAAGCAAAAAATAAAGTAA
- a CDS encoding DUF2804 domain-containing protein — protein sequence MANDNLYTRKIEPAPDKPVQNGKSNFGTFSGCFKKFDIKGLYRVFGNLPLPRIISNGRISGTMRFLFCDDEVIGEMTFFSCYVFSFMETTFWLRKTQQKYAYRQYLPGGFIHIPKHIRYSVTACRKPYRYARIFSRLSHGKLHADFDFLARDARPSCEGRIDLDIRDKEALDFSCVIPNYVSRRCMAMYMQTGTVKGWISLGYNEDIQLKKETAVGVFDVRKSYTGFRSKRTLLNGLGKFEGKSLVFYLANSIAADSNKYNDNMMLYDGKRTPLPPVKITRPFGIMGKWIIQDTESMVDLVFFPVSKNYKRVNAAVFRTEYSTVYGHFEGTLLTADGEELKLKSFPGIAKKYNLRI from the coding sequence ATGGCTAATGATAACTTGTACACACGCAAGATAGAACCTGCACCCGACAAGCCTGTCCAAAACGGAAAATCGAATTTCGGAACCTTTTCAGGCTGCTTTAAAAAATTCGACATAAAAGGGCTTTATCGGGTGTTCGGTAATTTGCCCCTCCCTAGGATAATTTCCAACGGAAGAATTTCTGGAACGATGAGGTTTTTGTTTTGCGATGATGAGGTAATAGGAGAAATGACCTTTTTTTCGTGCTATGTTTTCTCCTTTATGGAAACAACCTTTTGGCTTCGTAAAACTCAGCAAAAATATGCCTACCGGCAATACCTGCCGGGCGGCTTTATTCATATCCCTAAGCACATAAGATACAGCGTTACCGCCTGCCGTAAGCCCTATAGATATGCCCGCATCTTTTCCCGTCTTTCCCACGGGAAGCTTCATGCCGACTTTGACTTTTTAGCCCGTGATGCCCGTCCATCCTGCGAGGGCCGCATCGATTTGGATATTCGGGATAAGGAGGCCTTGGATTTTTCCTGCGTAATTCCCAACTATGTAAGCCGCCGCTGTATGGCCATGTACATGCAGACAGGCACGGTAAAGGGCTGGATAAGTTTGGGCTATAACGAAGATATTCAGTTAAAAAAAGAAACAGCCGTCGGGGTCTTTGATGTGCGTAAGTCCTACACAGGTTTTAGGTCAAAGCGCACTCTTTTAAACGGGCTCGGTAAATTTGAAGGCAAATCCTTGGTCTTTTATCTTGCAAATTCGATAGCTGCTGACAGCAATAAATACAACGACAATATGATGCTCTATGACGGTAAGCGTACTCCTCTTCCTCCCGTTAAAATTACCCGTCCCTTCGGTATCATGGGAAAATGGATAATACAGGATACCGAAAGCATGGTAGACCTTGTATTTTTTCCCGTTTCAAAAAACTACAAGCGGGTAAATGCCGCCGTTTTTAGGACCGAGTACAGCACCGTTTACGGTCATTTTGAAGGAACTCTTTTGACGGCCGACGGAGAAGAGCTAAAACTAAAATCCTTTCCCGGCATCGCCAAAAAATACAATCTTAGAATATGA
- a CDS encoding TetR/AcrR family transcriptional regulator: protein MKEKILADKEDLNTAAKILNAAKEEFLEKGFMGTGVRSIADKAGLTTGAIYNLFKNKDAIFKTLVGEVFDEMIKTLKKDTSPSESKYNMKTSDLSVIVENSRKRFLYMIDFFFEHRDEMKLLICCAKGSSYEDIFDKAIELMEKETIRWLEYDGVKITKRIKFFIHVMASSHFDNLKEIFYHDLTKKEAIEYVLDFNTYHCAGWKYYWMEKVNS, encoded by the coding sequence ATGAAAGAAAAAATTTTAGCAGATAAGGAAGACCTCAATACGGCTGCAAAAATTTTAAACGCAGCCAAGGAAGAATTTCTTGAAAAGGGTTTTATGGGAACCGGAGTCCGTTCTATTGCCGACAAAGCAGGTCTTACAACAGGAGCAATTTATAACCTATTCAAAAACAAAGACGCTATTTTCAAAACCCTTGTTGGAGAAGTTTTTGATGAGATGATAAAAACCTTAAAAAAAGATACCTCTCCTTCAGAAAGCAAATATAATATGAAGACAAGCGACCTTTCCGTGATTGTTGAAAATTCACGCAAGCGTTTTTTATACATGATCGACTTTTTCTTCGAACACCGGGATGAGATGAAGCTTCTTATTTGCTGTGCAAAGGGAAGTTCTTATGAAGATATATTTGACAAGGCGATTGAACTAATGGAAAAAGAAACCATACGATGGTTAGAATATGACGGAGTAAAAATTACCAAAAGAATAAAATTTTTTATTCATGTCATGGCTTCTTCGCATTTTGATAATTTAAAAGAAATATTCTATCATGACTTAACAAAAAAAGAAGCTATAGAGTATGTACTGGATTTTAATACCTATCACTGTGCCGGATGGAAATATTATTGGATGGAAAAAGTTAATTCATAA
- a CDS encoding CAP domain-containing protein produces MKNKLCIIWLFTAIILLGSCESLFSQLKENNVQQAPASGISTSGKNELPIINEILMELNRVRSNPQRYAEEELKPRLKLFDGKLYKVPAEIPILTNEGTTPLKECINVLMKTKPMGNLELEKGLSLAAQWLADDQAKTGKIGHYGSDGSSPFDRMNRYGKWLITAGENCAYGPKTGKEIVAHLLIDDGVPDRGHRINILKKEFKKVGIGYNDTGKAPYGAVSVMDFAGGYVSK; encoded by the coding sequence ATGAAAAATAAACTATGTATCATATGGCTTTTTACCGCCATAATTTTATTAGGTTCTTGTGAAAGCCTTTTTTCTCAACTTAAAGAAAATAATGTTCAGCAAGCTCCCGCCTCAGGAATTTCTACAAGCGGAAAAAATGAGCTGCCGATTATAAATGAAATTTTAATGGAGCTTAACAGGGTGAGAAGCAATCCTCAAAGATATGCAGAAGAGGAGCTTAAACCTCGGCTTAAACTCTTTGATGGAAAACTTTACAAGGTTCCCGCAGAAATTCCTATATTAACAAATGAGGGAACAACACCTTTAAAAGAATGTATAAATGTTTTAATGAAGACAAAGCCTATGGGAAATTTAGAGCTTGAAAAGGGCTTAAGTCTTGCAGCCCAATGGCTTGCCGATGACCAAGCTAAAACAGGAAAAATCGGTCATTACGGAAGCGATGGCTCTTCTCCCTTTGACCGAATGAACCGTTACGGTAAATGGCTTATAACGGCCGGAGAAAACTGTGCATACGGCCCTAAAACAGGAAAAGAAATTGTAGCACATCTTTTAATCGATGACGGAGTTCCCGATCGAGGGCACCGCATAAATATCCTCAAGAAAGAATTTAAAAAGGTAGGTATCGGTTATAATGATACTGGTAAGGCCCCCTACGGTGCCGTAAGTGTTATGGACTTTGCAGGGGGCTATGTTTCAAAATAG
- the fabZ gene encoding 3-hydroxyacyl-ACP dehydratase FabZ, whose product MSLTKDIESLIPHRKPFLFVDEIISADENGSVSEHVFTQGEFFFKGHFPEYPVVPGVILVETMAQAGGAALSFQKIFEEGSLFFLATVDKVKFRSQVRPGDKVRMEVTNLRVSPRMIKQAGKAYVGDTLAAEAEWMCLVGKEA is encoded by the coding sequence ATGAGTCTTACAAAAGATATAGAAAGTTTGATTCCTCACCGAAAGCCTTTTTTGTTTGTGGATGAGATTATATCTGCCGATGAAAACGGCAGCGTGAGCGAGCATGTTTTTACTCAAGGAGAATTCTTTTTTAAGGGACACTTTCCCGAATATCCTGTAGTGCCCGGAGTTATCCTTGTCGAAACAATGGCTCAGGCCGGAGGAGCCGCCTTGAGTTTTCAAAAGATTTTTGAAGAAGGCTCTTTATTCTTTTTGGCTACCGTCGATAAGGTTAAATTCCGCTCTCAGGTTAGGCCGGGGGACAAGGTGAGAATGGAAGTTACAAACTTACGCGTATCGCCCCGAATGATTAAGCAGGCTGGTAAGGCCTATGTAGGCGATACCCTTGCCGCCGAAGCCGAATGGATGTGCCTTGTCGGCAAGGAGGCTTAA
- a CDS encoding energy-coupling factor transporter transmembrane protein EcfT, with product MKKDALVVLDPRTKIFLVLAMGASITILVPIYVEILSAGLLAFLFLMNGQVKSAIKLMAVFLFLAALTYLPQNLPGVSTIVMPVGFMVRRFMMPIVAGNYLIASTPVGLLMNALEKLKLPYSIVITVAVMFRFFPTLKEEYGNIKNAMKMRGIGLNAVNVITKPLLTLEYVMVPLLSSASRIGDELAAAGHTKGVDAPLKKVRYKTSRFTGADVVIFIYIIAVFIAAAITRIHS from the coding sequence ATGAAAAAAGACGCACTCGTGGTTCTTGATCCGCGGACAAAAATATTTTTAGTTTTAGCTATGGGAGCCTCGATAACAATTCTTGTTCCTATATATGTAGAGATTTTAAGCGCAGGTCTTTTAGCCTTCTTATTCTTGATGAACGGGCAAGTTAAGTCTGCAATAAAATTGATGGCTGTTTTTTTATTTCTTGCAGCACTCACCTATTTGCCTCAAAATCTTCCCGGTGTTTCAACTATAGTAATGCCGGTTGGTTTTATGGTCCGTCGTTTTATGATGCCTATTGTTGCAGGAAATTATCTAATTGCATCAACCCCTGTAGGGCTTTTAATGAATGCCCTCGAAAAATTAAAACTGCCTTACTCAATAGTCATAACCGTAGCGGTTATGTTCCGTTTTTTTCCTACATTAAAAGAAGAATACGGAAATATTAAAAATGCAATGAAGATGCGCGGCATCGGCCTTAATGCAGTAAATGTAATTACTAAGCCCCTTTTAACGCTTGAATATGTGATGGTTCCCCTTCTTTCATCTGCTTCAAGAATAGGAGATGAACTTGCTGCTGCAGGACACACAAAGGGAGTAGATGCTCCTTTAAAAAAAGTGCGCTATAAAACTTCCCGGTTTACAGGAGCCGATGTTGTTATTTTTATTTATATCATTGCAGTGTTTATCGCTGCCGCTATAACAAGGATTCATTCATAA
- a CDS encoding MptD family putative ECF transporter S component — translation MNNRLALKDLINIGIFSVIYFVGLFVIGMPLGFLVITYLAFPFTVSLILGIAVMFLLAKVQKSLGLFIFAAIPGCLMTLMGHTPVVAIHSLIVAVLAEIVRKVLGYNTAKGSIVGYSIMSLWLCGAFWQIFLLKDQYFALTEKMMGTDYARELTSLPWWIMPMLYVTAFLGGILGGLLGKKVLKKHFEKAGLL, via the coding sequence ATGAACAACAGGTTAGCTTTAAAGGATCTTATAAATATCGGTATTTTTTCCGTTATTTATTTTGTCGGACTTTTTGTGATTGGTATGCCCTTAGGTTTTTTGGTTATAACCTATTTGGCTTTCCCTTTTACAGTAAGCTTAATTTTAGGAATTGCAGTAATGTTCTTGCTCGCAAAGGTGCAAAAGTCTTTAGGACTTTTTATCTTTGCAGCAATTCCCGGCTGTCTTATGACTCTTATGGGACACACACCTGTAGTTGCAATCCACAGTTTAATCGTTGCAGTCCTTGCAGAAATCGTACGAAAGGTACTCGGCTATAACACAGCAAAGGGAAGCATCGTAGGATATTCTATAATGTCGCTGTGGCTCTGCGGTGCGTTTTGGCAAATCTTCCTTTTAAAAGATCAATACTTTGCCCTCACCGAAAAAATGATGGGAACGGACTATGCAAGAGAATTAACAAGTCTTCCTTGGTGGATTATGCCCATGCTCTATGTTACCGCATTTTTAGGCGGAATACTCGGAGGACTTTTGGGTAAAAAGGTTTTAAAGAAACACTTTGAAAAGGCAGGGCTTCTGTAA
- a CDS encoding SAM-dependent methyltransferase, which translates to MLKDDQRIKLLKGRAWLTVPQFENHLLDELGIPHGESPMEITNLPKDAAAYGNIVYRENFPKDIFWKRLCMEEPFIAEFSSISEAADILRSIQRNWAFVPFNCFRRAELIEKKLPFISKKERDFPYDVPAAEMGIWTLLNENQIFASAKTSSPFPRGEIFFKEDKINPPSRAYLKMREALTLLNFYLKRYQEKNGFIKKQESMSAELSENDLSLHSEFFEKKNSLPGASSICLDAGACPGGWSWVLDSLGCKIIAIDRSPLRPDLMAKKNIEFIKHDAFTLKPEEIGRIDWLCSDVICYPPRLYEWIIKWIESGLCEKFICTIKMQGEPDNETVKKFAAIPNSKVVHLTANKHELTWLKAPFMC; encoded by the coding sequence ATGCTAAAAGATGACCAGCGTATAAAATTATTAAAAGGCAGAGCCTGGCTCACCGTTCCTCAATTTGAAAATCACCTTCTTGATGAATTAGGGATTCCGCATGGCGAGTCTCCTATGGAAATTACAAATCTTCCCAAAGATGCAGCTGCCTATGGTAACATAGTTTATAGAGAAAATTTTCCTAAAGATATTTTTTGGAAGCGACTTTGTATGGAAGAACCCTTTATAGCAGAGTTTTCGAGCATAAGCGAGGCTGCCGATATTTTGCGTTCAATCCAAAGAAACTGGGCCTTTGTTCCTTTTAACTGTTTTAGACGGGCAGAACTAATCGAAAAAAAGCTTCCATTTATAAGCAAGAAAGAGAGGGACTTTCCCTATGATGTTCCGGCGGCCGAAATGGGAATATGGACACTCTTAAATGAAAATCAAATTTTCGCTTCGGCCAAAACTTCAAGTCCCTTCCCCCGCGGAGAAATTTTCTTTAAGGAGGACAAGATAAATCCGCCGAGCCGGGCCTACTTAAAAATGCGGGAAGCCTTAACCCTCTTAAATTTTTACTTAAAACGATATCAAGAAAAAAACGGATTTATCAAAAAACAAGAATCCATGTCCGCAGAGCTTTCAGAAAACGATCTATCCCTGCACTCAGAGTTTTTCGAAAAAAAGAATTCCCTGCCGGGAGCTTCTTCCATCTGCCTCGATGCAGGAGCCTGCCCGGGAGGCTGGAGCTGGGTGCTGGACAGTTTGGGCTGCAAAATCATCGCTATCGACAGAAGCCCCTTGCGGCCGGATTTAATGGCAAAGAAAAATATAGAATTTATAAAGCATGATGCCTTCACTTTAAAACCTGAAGAAATAGGAAGAATAGATTGGCTTTGCTCGGATGTAATCTGCTATCCTCCGAGACTTTATGAATGGATTATAAAATGGATTGAATCAGGCCTTTGCGAAAAGTTTATATGCACGATAAAGATGCAGGGAGAGCCGGATAACGAAACCGTAAAAAAATTTGCGGCAATTCCGAACTCAAAGGTAGTTCATCTTACGGCAAACAAACACGAACTCACCTGGCTAAAAGCTCCCTTTATGTGCTAA